In Acidimicrobiales bacterium, the following are encoded in one genomic region:
- a CDS encoding crotonase/enoyl-CoA hydratase family protein, whose translation MTVHFEIRDRVAVITLDRPEARNAVDHQLAVDLQSAIDKLEADDSLWVGVITGAGPAFCAGADLKAVASGKADLATDRGGFAGIVRRERTKPIIAAVEGPALAGGFEIVLACDLVVAGSNARFGIPEVKRSLIANAGGLIRLPRAIPRNLAMEMALTGDPISAETAHHHGVVNRLVEAGGALDSAIALASEISANAPLAVRASRQVIIEGALLDDDEAFALSAEAARDVLRSEDFQEGPRAFIEKRAPNWLGR comes from the coding sequence ATGACCGTCCATTTCGAGATTCGGGACCGCGTAGCGGTCATCACCTTGGATCGACCCGAAGCCCGTAACGCCGTCGACCATCAGTTAGCAGTCGATCTCCAGTCGGCCATCGACAAGTTAGAGGCGGATGACTCCCTCTGGGTGGGTGTCATCACCGGCGCCGGACCCGCCTTCTGTGCTGGTGCCGACCTCAAGGCGGTGGCCTCTGGAAAAGCGGACCTTGCCACCGATCGTGGCGGATTCGCCGGCATTGTTCGTCGCGAGCGAACCAAGCCGATAATCGCTGCGGTCGAAGGCCCTGCCCTGGCCGGTGGGTTTGAGATAGTCCTGGCTTGTGACCTGGTAGTAGCCGGCTCTAATGCCCGGTTCGGAATTCCGGAGGTCAAGCGTTCGCTCATTGCCAACGCGGGTGGGCTGATTCGCCTGCCACGGGCCATCCCTCGAAACTTGGCCATGGAGATGGCGCTGACCGGTGATCCGATCAGCGCCGAGACAGCCCACCACCATGGTGTGGTCAACCGCCTGGTGGAAGCGGGAGGAGCATTGGACAGTGCCATCGCATTGGCCTCTGAGATCAGCGCCAATGCCCCGCTCGCCGTCCGGGCGTCACGTCAGGTGATCATCGAGGGTGCCCTTTTGGACGACGATGAGGCCTTCGCCCTGAGTGCTGAGGCAGCCCGCGACGTCTTACGCTCAGAGGATTTCCAAGAGGGACCACGGGCCTTCATCGAAAAGCGCGCCCCCAACTGGCTGGGTCGCTAA